One window of the Rhodococcus sovatensis genome contains the following:
- a CDS encoding MarR family winged helix-turn-helix transcriptional regulator, with protein MTDPLLPPSVDLPARLLRQTSLLLNHASARANRIVSQHFDGPGGRMHYAILAGLSEFGAVGQAEMCDRLGIDRGDAVAALTALQASGYVQRTPDPGDRRRNIVDITHAGEERLGDLDSMVDAAQDELVAPLSTEERQQLNRLLRRLIERPGVT; from the coding sequence GTGACCGACCCACTGTTGCCACCGAGCGTCGACCTTCCGGCTCGCCTCCTACGGCAGACCTCGCTGCTGCTCAATCACGCGTCTGCCCGTGCCAATCGCATCGTCTCGCAACACTTCGACGGCCCGGGTGGCCGAATGCACTACGCGATCCTGGCGGGCCTCAGTGAGTTCGGAGCAGTAGGCCAGGCGGAGATGTGTGATCGCCTCGGTATCGATCGCGGAGACGCCGTTGCGGCTCTGACCGCGTTGCAAGCCAGCGGATACGTGCAACGAACTCCCGACCCAGGCGATCGTCGACGCAACATCGTCGACATCACCCACGCGGGCGAGGAGAGGCTCGGAGACTTGGACTCCATGGTCGATGCCGCCCAAGACGAACTTGTCGCTCCGCTATCGACCGAAGAGCGACAGCAGCTCAACAGGCTTCTACGTCGCTTGATCGAACGCCCTGGAGTGACCTGA
- a CDS encoding SDR family NAD(P)-dependent oxidoreductase — translation MTEFEGKRVFVTGSGAGIGKAISKMFIERGARVVVSDVDEGAAAKAAEEIGAAGVANCDVSDEAQVQAAVAQAVEVLGGLDIVVNNAGIEISSPLLQQSTESFDKIYAVNVKGPFLVMKAAIGPLVESKGNIVNIASLAGVGGSPLLGSYCATKAAVIQLTRVAAIEMRASGVRVNAVCPGFADTAMVDRLVPDFEAATQMPFGDLVAAKQGRLGTPEDIAEVTLFLASNDKASWITGSHYILDGGLSASLV, via the coding sequence ATGACCGAGTTCGAGGGCAAGCGAGTATTCGTCACCGGCTCCGGCGCCGGCATCGGAAAAGCCATCTCCAAGATGTTCATCGAGCGTGGTGCACGCGTCGTCGTCAGCGATGTCGACGAGGGAGCGGCAGCCAAGGCCGCCGAGGAGATCGGTGCCGCGGGCGTCGCGAACTGTGACGTCTCCGACGAGGCCCAGGTACAGGCCGCCGTCGCGCAGGCCGTGGAGGTTCTGGGCGGACTCGACATCGTCGTGAACAACGCCGGTATCGAAATCTCGTCGCCGTTGCTGCAGCAGTCGACGGAGAGCTTCGACAAGATCTATGCGGTGAACGTGAAGGGCCCGTTCCTGGTTATGAAGGCCGCGATCGGTCCGCTGGTCGAGTCGAAGGGCAACATCGTCAACATCGCCTCGCTCGCCGGCGTCGGCGGTAGCCCGCTACTCGGTTCCTATTGCGCCACAAAGGCTGCAGTCATCCAGCTCACGCGTGTCGCGGCCATCGAGATGCGGGCCTCGGGAGTCCGGGTGAACGCCGTATGCCCCGGCTTCGCCGACACTGCAATGGTCGATCGACTGGTCCCGGACTTCGAAGCCGCTACGCAGATGCCGTTCGGCGATCTCGTCGCCGCCAAACAGGGACGGTTGGGAACACCCGAGGACATCGCGGAAGTGACGCTGTTCCTCGCGTCGAACGACAAAGCGTCGTGGATCACCGGAAGCCACTACATTCTCGACGGGGGCTTGTCGGCGTCGCTCGTCTAG
- a CDS encoding NAD(P)H-dependent oxidoreductase, producing MTRIGIITGSTRPGRKSKAVAQWVHRVAMQRGDATYELVDLTEFDLPHLDEPVAAAMSREYLGQHTIRWSAAIDSYDGYIFVTPEYNHGPPGVLKNAIDYLYHEWRDKSVGFVGYGTTGGTRAVEQLRLVTAELHLAGVRDQVALSLFDDFDDNGTVAPGSHHQSTLTKMLGQVVAWSQALAPLRGA from the coding sequence ATGACCCGCATCGGGATCATCACCGGCAGCACTCGGCCAGGCCGAAAGAGCAAGGCGGTAGCCCAGTGGGTTCATCGAGTTGCTATGCAGCGAGGCGATGCCACGTACGAGCTGGTCGACCTCACGGAGTTCGACCTACCTCATCTCGATGAGCCGGTGGCGGCGGCGATGAGCCGGGAGTATCTGGGCCAGCACACGATTCGCTGGTCCGCTGCGATCGACTCCTACGACGGGTACATCTTTGTCACCCCTGAATACAATCACGGTCCTCCGGGAGTGCTGAAGAATGCAATCGACTACCTGTACCACGAATGGCGTGACAAATCCGTCGGATTCGTCGGCTACGGGACCACAGGCGGCACCCGCGCAGTCGAACAGCTCCGTCTCGTCACCGCGGAGTTGCACTTGGCCGGCGTTCGAGACCAAGTTGCGTTGTCTCTGTTCGACGACTTCGACGACAACGGGACTGTCGCCCCGGGTAGTCACCATCAGTCGACCCTGACCAAAATGCTGGGCCAGGTGGTGGCGTGGTCACAGGCGCTGGCGCCCTTGCGAGGGGCGTAG
- a CDS encoding DHA2 family efflux MFS transporter permease subunit: protein MAIDENESEETHPNVWRMAVLLAFGSLMAGLDTSLVNLGLHAIGDSVGASLTRVQWIHSGYLLALAASLPISGWLSRRYGAGSLWIWALVAFTVTSMLCAASPNIEMLIVARVLQGLAGGLLIPAGMTILGQVAGKARMGRVIAISTVPAIVAPAFGPLLGALLISALSWQWLFLINVPIGALGTVLAVRLLPPGRREAAGSLDLVSLALVTLGLPLTVYCISTVGDGSFPWILLVLGVVALSAFGWRSLHGNGTLVDLRLLGNRRFAAASMEVFFAGAALFGGLIVMPLYFQIQLGVGIVDAGLLLMAFSLAAAVTFPPAGWLSDRFGGGLVAATGLAVTVAGTVPMVLLPETPNLVLLEFLQVARGVGLALAGSPGVSAALAAVRTHEIADASVQVNVFSRVGGALGSALLVSILMNDGVAETIPLHAFRAAFWWLAATATVALGAAVWLALEQRKEAMKSQPTQVRRSMI, encoded by the coding sequence ATGGCGATCGACGAGAACGAGTCCGAAGAGACTCATCCGAACGTGTGGCGGATGGCGGTTCTGCTCGCCTTCGGGTCTCTGATGGCAGGCCTGGACACCTCTTTGGTCAATCTCGGACTGCACGCCATCGGCGACAGCGTCGGCGCATCTCTGACGCGGGTGCAGTGGATACACAGCGGCTATTTGCTCGCGTTGGCCGCGTCGTTGCCGATCTCCGGCTGGCTCAGCCGACGATACGGCGCAGGGAGCCTGTGGATTTGGGCGCTAGTGGCGTTCACCGTCACGTCCATGCTGTGTGCTGCTTCGCCGAACATCGAGATGTTGATCGTGGCACGGGTTCTGCAGGGACTGGCAGGCGGCCTGCTGATACCCGCGGGTATGACGATTCTCGGTCAGGTGGCGGGCAAGGCGCGCATGGGGCGGGTCATCGCCATCTCGACGGTGCCGGCGATTGTGGCACCGGCCTTCGGTCCGTTGTTGGGTGCGCTGCTCATTTCTGCCTTGTCGTGGCAATGGCTGTTCTTGATCAACGTGCCGATCGGCGCGCTCGGAACTGTGCTGGCCGTGCGTCTACTTCCACCGGGGCGGCGTGAAGCCGCAGGTTCTCTTGATCTGGTGTCCTTGGCGCTGGTCACGTTGGGACTTCCCCTAACTGTTTACTGCATCAGCACAGTCGGCGATGGCAGCTTCCCGTGGATTCTGCTTGTTTTGGGTGTGGTCGCGCTGAGCGCATTCGGATGGCGGTCGCTACACGGCAACGGAACCCTCGTCGATCTGAGGTTACTGGGCAACAGGCGATTCGCGGCAGCGTCCATGGAAGTCTTCTTCGCGGGTGCGGCACTGTTCGGCGGGCTGATCGTGATGCCGCTGTACTTCCAGATTCAACTGGGCGTAGGGATCGTGGATGCGGGACTTCTGTTGATGGCGTTCAGCCTCGCTGCTGCGGTGACGTTTCCACCCGCTGGTTGGCTCAGTGATCGATTCGGCGGCGGTCTGGTTGCAGCGACCGGGCTCGCAGTGACTGTCGCTGGAACCGTTCCTATGGTCTTACTGCCCGAGACGCCGAATCTGGTGCTGCTCGAATTTCTGCAGGTCGCCCGGGGAGTTGGATTGGCGCTGGCAGGATCCCCGGGAGTGTCGGCGGCGCTGGCGGCAGTCCGCACACACGAGATCGCCGACGCCAGTGTGCAAGTAAATGTATTTTCGCGCGTCGGAGGTGCACTCGGTAGCGCACTGTTGGTATCGATCCTCATGAATGATGGAGTTGCCGAGACGATTCCGCTCCACGCGTTTCGTGCAGCGTTCTGGTGGCTCGCCGCGACTGCGACGGTTGCGCTGGGAGCGGCGGTCTGGCTGGCCCTCGAACAACGAAAAGAAGCAATGAAATCTCAACCTACGCAGGTACGAAGGAGCATGATATGA
- a CDS encoding long-chain fatty acid--CoA ligase, whose product MRLSDYLDKGVSLGRDAPCLTIDDRTRSYGEVYDDTVRIASALQHTGIDTGDRVAVLSANDPLALTCVFAISRAGAVWCPINPRNEADENRQLFDLFGCRFLFFQSAFAELVARIRDQLPQLEWIVCLDGEVPGALSYEQWLTEQGSGSVVDRRPADGLCMIAGTGGTTGRPKGVRLTEENMMTSTATALMSYPFGERPQYLALAPLTHSAGVLTFPVLSLGGHVVVMPAPDVGKFLSLIEQHGITHAFLPPTVIYGVLDHPDLDGTDLSSLRCLWYGAAPMSPTRLEEALTRIGPVLGQLFGQTEAPNMIATLAPADHFRSDGSIAVERLTSAGKPTPLTTVAIMNDEGALLGRGERGEIVVRGPLVMQGYHENPDATAEVGAHGWHHTGDIGYLDDDGYLYVVDRAKDMIITGGFNVYSAEVEQALLSHPSVKESAVVGLPDAKWGERVTAAVLLRPGREASTEELIDFVKARIGSIKAPKQIQIWIDLPRSKVGKVLKTEVRTTMSLSASSKGSTP is encoded by the coding sequence ATGAGGCTGTCCGACTACCTCGACAAAGGGGTATCCCTGGGCCGAGATGCACCGTGTCTCACCATCGATGACCGAACTCGAAGCTATGGGGAGGTATACGACGACACGGTCAGAATCGCCAGCGCACTGCAACACACCGGGATCGATACAGGCGACCGTGTGGCGGTGTTGTCCGCCAACGATCCGCTCGCGCTGACGTGCGTCTTCGCGATCTCGCGAGCAGGTGCCGTGTGGTGCCCGATCAATCCGCGCAACGAGGCAGACGAGAACCGGCAACTGTTCGACTTGTTCGGTTGCCGATTCCTGTTCTTCCAGAGCGCTTTTGCCGAACTCGTTGCTCGCATCCGCGACCAATTGCCGCAACTCGAATGGATCGTATGTCTCGACGGGGAGGTGCCCGGCGCACTGTCCTACGAGCAGTGGCTCACCGAGCAGGGATCCGGCTCGGTCGTCGACCGACGGCCTGCCGATGGGCTGTGCATGATCGCCGGAACCGGTGGCACCACCGGCAGACCGAAGGGTGTGCGCCTGACCGAGGAGAACATGATGACCTCCACGGCGACGGCGTTGATGAGCTATCCCTTCGGCGAACGTCCTCAGTATCTAGCGCTCGCGCCGCTGACTCATTCGGCGGGAGTGCTGACATTCCCCGTTCTCAGCCTCGGGGGTCATGTGGTCGTCATGCCTGCCCCCGACGTCGGGAAGTTTCTGTCCCTGATCGAACAGCACGGCATCACACACGCATTTCTTCCTCCGACGGTCATCTACGGTGTCCTCGACCATCCAGATCTCGACGGAACGGATCTGTCGTCGTTGCGATGCCTCTGGTACGGCGCTGCACCGATGTCGCCGACGCGGCTCGAGGAGGCACTGACCCGAATCGGGCCCGTTCTCGGACAGCTTTTCGGACAGACCGAGGCACCCAACATGATCGCCACGCTCGCACCGGCCGATCACTTCCGCAGCGACGGCTCCATCGCCGTCGAGCGGCTGACCTCGGCCGGCAAGCCGACACCACTGACGACGGTCGCGATCATGAACGACGAGGGTGCGCTGCTCGGGCGCGGCGAACGCGGCGAAATCGTCGTCCGCGGCCCTCTGGTGATGCAGGGGTACCACGAGAATCCCGACGCGACAGCCGAAGTGGGCGCGCATGGCTGGCACCATACCGGTGATATCGGTTATCTCGACGACGACGGCTATCTCTACGTCGTCGACCGGGCAAAGGACATGATCATCACGGGTGGCTTCAACGTCTACTCGGCCGAGGTGGAACAGGCGTTGTTGTCTCACCCCTCGGTCAAGGAAAGTGCCGTCGTCGGGCTACCCGACGCCAAGTGGGGAGAACGGGTCACCGCCGCCGTTCTTCTTCGTCCCGGACGCGAAGCGTCGACCGAGGAACTGATCGACTTCGTGAAAGCGCGAATTGGAAGCATCAAGGCGCCCAAACAGATTCAGATATGGATCGACCTTCCCCGGTCGAAGGTCGGGAAGGTCCTCAAGACCGAAGTGCGCACCACCATGTCACTCTCCGCATCATCGAAAGGAAGCACACCATGA
- a CDS encoding NIPSNAP family protein, protein MISIHLRYEIDPDRLDDFREYGRRWIPLVERFGGRHHGYFLPSEGDSDEAFALFTFDSLAAYEKYRQDSAVDPDCIEAFRFARTTGCIRRYERRFLSPLFAGE, encoded by the coding sequence ATGATCTCCATACACCTGCGGTACGAGATCGACCCCGATCGACTCGACGACTTCCGCGAGTACGGACGTCGATGGATTCCTCTCGTCGAGCGGTTCGGCGGCCGACATCACGGCTACTTCCTGCCGAGCGAAGGTGACAGCGACGAAGCGTTCGCGCTGTTCACCTTCGACTCACTTGCGGCTTACGAGAAGTACCGACAGGACTCCGCCGTCGACCCGGACTGCATCGAGGCATTCCGGTTTGCCCGGACCACGGGATGCATCAGGCGCTACGAACGTCGTTTCCTGTCACCGTTGTTCGCGGGTGAGTGA